A single window of Myxocyprinus asiaticus isolate MX2 ecotype Aquarium Trade chromosome 34, UBuf_Myxa_2, whole genome shotgun sequence DNA harbors:
- the grinaa gene encoding glutamate receptor, ionotropic, N-methyl D-aspartate-associated protein 1a (glutamate binding): MSQDKPVYPMMGENNPLHNSVYGPPKTDAFGMPPPNYSQSPGAPPYAAPDSYGQPAYGQPAYGQPGYGQPAAPGFGPGPYPQMPYPQMPYPQGPYPQGPYQQGPVQPGFAVDPNASMDSPGYHGGDVPPSYYGNDEFANSNWEDKSIRQAFIRKVFLVLTVQLTVTFSFVAIFTFATDVKVFVRRNQWTYYVSYAIFFVSLIVLSCCGEFRRKHPWNLVALSILTLSLSYMVGMIASFYDTDAVIMAVGITAVVCFTVVLFSLQSKYDFTSCRGVLFVCLIVLLLASILCIFIRNKILHIVYASLGALLFTCFLAVDTQLLLGNKKLAISPEEYVFAALNLYTDIINIFLYILAIVGRSRD, translated from the exons ATGTCCCAGGACAAGCCAGTCTACCCTATGATGGGGGAGAACAACCCCCTTCACAACAGCGTCTATGGGCCGCCCAAAACTGATGCGTTTGGGATGCCCCCGCCTAACTACTCCCAGAGCCCAGGGGCACCTCCATATGCAGCACCAGACTCCTACGGTCAGCCTGCTTATGGTCAGCCTGCTTATGGTCAGCCTGGTTATGGCCAACCTGCAGCACCAGGCTTCGGCCCTGGACCGTACCCACAGATGCCATACCCACAGATGCCATACCCACAGGGGCCATACCCCCAGGGCCCCTATCAACAGGGCCCTGTCCAACCGGGCTTCGCTGTAGATCCAAATG CTTCTATGGATAGCCCTGGATACCATGGTGGAGATGTCCCTCCCTCTTACTATGGCAATGACGAGTTTGCCAACTCTAACTGGGAAGATAAGAGTATCCGACAGGCCTTTATTAGAAAG GTATTTTTGGTTCTGACTGTTCAGCTGACGGTCACCTTCTCTTTTGTTGCCATTTTCACCTTTGCGACCGACGTCAAAGTGTTTGTACGGAGAAATCAGTGGACGTACTATGTGTCCTACGCGATCTTCTTTGTGTCTCTTATTGTTCTCAGCTGCTGTGGAGAGTTTCGCCGCAAGCATCCGTGGAATCTGGTGGCGCTG TCAATCCTGACCCTGAGTCTGTCCTACATGGTTGGCATGATTGCCAGCTTCTATGATACAGATGCGGTCATCATGGCAGTGGGCATCACTGCGGTTGTCTGCTTCACAGTTGTGCTCTTCTCACTGCAG AGTAAATATGACTTTACTTCCTGCCGGGGCGTACTTTTTGTCTGTCTGATCGTCCTGCTCCTCGCCTCAATCCTTTGCATCTTCATTCGTAACAAAATTCTGCACATCGTCTACGCCTCGCTTGGGGCCCTGCTCTTCACCTGT TTCCTGGCTGTGGACACCCAGCTTCTACTTGGCAACAAGAAGTTGGCCATTAGCCCTGAGGAGTACGTTTTTGCAGCCCTCAACCTCTACACCGACATCATCAACATCTTCCTTTACATTCTGGCCATTGTGGGTCGTTCCAGGGATTAA